One Chlorobaculum limnaeum genomic window carries:
- a CDS encoding DEAD/DEAH box helicase, which yields MSEQQENSVNFRSLALSEPLLQALEAVGYENPTPIQANTIPLLLEGRDVLGQAQTGTGKTAAFALPALSNIDLSLTDPQVLVLAPTRELAIQVAEAFHTYAEFMPGFHVLPIYGGQDYGVQIRNLKRGVHVVVGTPGRVMDHMRKGTLNLDGLKCLVLDEADEMLRMGFIDDVEWILDQTPDNRQVALFSATMPPPIVRIARKYLKAPAEITIQSKTTTVETIRQRYWMVGGHHKLDALTRILEVEPFDGIIIFVRTKTETVALAEKLQARGYAAAALNGDMVQSARERTIEQLKDGTLNIVIATDVAARGLDVERISHVINYDIPTDTESYVHRIGRTGRAGRSGEAILFVSPRERGLLFAIERATRKRIELMELPSTEIVNDKRISKFKQRITDTIGAEDLEFYISMIGQYCQDHDVSELEAAAALAKLLQGDEPFLLSAKPEREQRPARREERESRHDREHGRDSFRDDDRREREPRRQSKGGLYSDEKRETYRLEVGKVHDVKPGNIAGAIINEIGLDPEAVGKIVINDQYSTVELPAGMPNDVFQELKKVRVCGRQLRVSKMDERQGGYGDRNDRGFGGERGGNRGYGSDRGNDRGGDRGFGGDRKKSFGKPSGGKHKKDDASFFTGFTGSKKKRMKD from the coding sequence ATGAGCGAACAGCAAGAAAATTCCGTGAATTTCCGCAGCCTCGCGCTGTCAGAACCGCTGCTTCAGGCCCTCGAAGCGGTGGGCTATGAAAACCCGACCCCCATTCAGGCCAATACCATTCCGCTGCTGCTCGAAGGACGCGACGTGCTCGGCCAGGCCCAGACCGGCACCGGCAAGACGGCGGCGTTCGCGTTGCCGGCGCTCTCCAATATCGATCTTTCCCTTACCGATCCGCAGGTGCTCGTGCTCGCTCCGACTCGCGAGTTGGCGATCCAGGTGGCCGAAGCGTTCCACACCTATGCCGAGTTCATGCCGGGATTTCACGTGCTGCCGATCTACGGCGGACAGGATTACGGCGTGCAGATCCGCAACCTCAAGCGCGGCGTCCATGTGGTGGTCGGCACGCCGGGGCGCGTGATGGATCACATGCGCAAGGGCACGCTGAACCTCGACGGCCTGAAGTGCCTCGTGCTCGACGAGGCTGACGAAATGCTGCGCATGGGCTTCATCGACGACGTGGAGTGGATTCTCGACCAGACGCCGGACAATCGCCAGGTCGCGCTTTTCTCGGCCACCATGCCGCCGCCGATCGTGCGCATCGCCCGCAAGTACCTGAAAGCTCCCGCCGAAATCACCATCCAGTCGAAGACCACGACCGTCGAAACGATCCGCCAGCGCTACTGGATGGTCGGCGGCCACCACAAGCTCGACGCCCTGACGCGCATCCTCGAAGTGGAACCATTCGACGGTATCATCATCTTCGTGCGCACCAAGACCGAAACCGTGGCGCTTGCCGAAAAGCTTCAGGCTCGCGGTTACGCCGCCGCCGCGCTGAACGGAGACATGGTGCAGTCGGCCCGCGAGCGCACCATCGAGCAGCTCAAGGACGGCACGCTGAACATCGTCATCGCCACCGACGTCGCCGCACGCGGCCTCGACGTTGAGCGCATCAGCCACGTCATCAACTACGATATTCCGACCGACACCGAGTCCTATGTGCACCGCATCGGCAGGACTGGCCGCGCCGGTCGCAGCGGCGAGGCGATTCTGTTCGTCTCGCCGAGGGAGCGCGGGCTGCTCTTCGCCATAGAGCGCGCCACCCGCAAGCGCATTGAGCTGATGGAGCTGCCTTCGACCGAGATCGTCAACGACAAGCGCATCTCAAAATTCAAGCAGCGCATCACCGACACCATCGGCGCCGAAGACCTCGAATTTTACATCAGCATGATCGGCCAGTACTGCCAGGATCATGACGTATCCGAACTCGAAGCTGCCGCCGCTTTGGCCAAGCTCTTGCAGGGCGACGAGCCGTTCCTGCTCTCCGCCAAGCCCGAGCGCGAACAACGCCCGGCCCGCCGCGAAGAGCGCGAGTCGCGCCACGACCGCGAGCACGGGCGCGACTCGTTCCGCGACGACGACCGCCGGGAGCGCGAGCCGCGCAGGCAGAGCAAGGGCGGATTGTACTCGGACGAGAAGCGTGAAACCTACCGCCTCGAGGTTGGTAAAGTTCACGATGTCAAGCCGGGCAACATCGCCGGAGCGATCATCAACGAGATCGGCCTCGATCCCGAAGCGGTTGGCAAGATCGTCATCAACGACCAGTACAGCACGGTCGAGCTGCCTGCCGGAATGCCGAACGACGTGTTCCAGGAGCTGAAGAAGGTCAGGGTTTGCGGACGCCAGCTCAGGGTCTCGAAGATGGATGAGCGTCAGGGAGGCTACGGCGACCGGAACGACCGCGGATTCGGCGGTGAGCGCGGCGGCAATCGCGGCTACGGAAGCGACCGTGGCAATGATCGCGGCGGCGATCGCGGTTTCGGCGGCGACCGGAAGAAAAGCTTCGGCAAGCCCTCGGGCGGCAAGCACAAAAAAGATGACGCTTCCTTCTTCACCGGCTTCACTGGCTCCAAAAAGAAGCGCATGAAGGACTGA
- a CDS encoding 2'-5' RNA ligase family protein codes for MEGRRVFVGLPAGRELVEAAGEFRRAHAGLKVRWTRPENLHLTLVPPWQCLDVGVVCQALRDEAARQSPFEVIFEQVSFGPDPRRPRLIWATGEALAGLPEFARGLLAATGAPGEPLKSFLLHLTIARFNSRDLDAMGQRKMREPVSWRGTFDALCLYESHLKPGGAEYRELCRFTLGSA; via the coding sequence ATGGAGGGCAGGCGAGTCTTCGTGGGGCTGCCCGCAGGCCGCGAGCTGGTCGAAGCAGCGGGGGAGTTCCGGCGGGCGCATGCCGGGCTGAAGGTGCGGTGGACGAGGCCGGAGAACCTGCACCTGACGCTGGTTCCGCCGTGGCAGTGCCTCGATGTCGGGGTTGTCTGTCAGGCATTGCGCGACGAAGCCGCGCGGCAGTCGCCGTTCGAGGTCATCTTCGAGCAGGTCTCGTTCGGCCCCGATCCACGCCGCCCGAGGCTTATCTGGGCGACTGGCGAGGCTCTCGCCGGACTGCCGGAGTTCGCGCGGGGGCTTCTTGCCGCGACCGGAGCGCCGGGCGAACCGCTCAAATCATTCCTCCTGCACCTCACCATCGCCCGCTTCAACTCCCGTGATCTCGATGCGATGGGCCAGCGCAAAATGCGCGAACCGGTGTCGTGGCGCGGAACGTTCGACGCGCTCTGCCTCTACGAATCGCATCTGAAACCCGGTGGCGCGGAGTACCGCGAACTGTGCCGGTTTACTCTCGGAAGCGCCTGA
- a CDS encoding archease: protein MPYRQLDHTADLCFEVSAASFAELAGEALRAMMAWTGPEWTDARVERPFRVEAPDRTALLVDLLNEALTLSQIHREAYDALAVRSSGEEFVEGSFLGRAISGARDEIKAVTYHGAKVEERADGSWVAILLMDI, encoded by the coding sequence ATGCCGTATCGCCAGCTCGACCATACCGCCGACCTCTGCTTCGAGGTGAGCGCCGCGAGCTTCGCGGAGCTGGCGGGCGAGGCGTTGCGGGCGATGATGGCGTGGACTGGCCCGGAGTGGACGGATGCGCGGGTCGAGCGTCCGTTCCGCGTCGAAGCGCCCGACCGCACGGCGCTGCTGGTCGATCTGCTCAACGAAGCGCTCACGCTCTCGCAGATTCACCGCGAAGCCTACGACGCGCTTGCCGTCCGGTCGAGTGGCGAGGAGTTCGTAGAAGGCTCGTTTCTCGGCAGGGCGATTTCCGGCGCGAGGGATGAAATCAAGGCCGTCACATATCACGGCGCGAAGGTCGAAGAGCGGGCAGACGGTTCGTGGGTGGCAATATTATTGATGGACATCTGA
- a CDS encoding 3-deoxy-D-manno-octulosonic acid transferase, whose product MASLALAAYRFLSPLQPFLLRLLASRKPRLKTFVEARADLFEELESRLNALPEPLCRLWIHASSVGEFEQARTIIAELREQIPEMDVVVSFFSDSGYETRKHYPDAAAVFYLPLDTPENARQLAALVGADIFMLMRYDFWPNHLEAIKRSGARMLLAAAALPAGSPYLKRGLRGFYRTIFSLFDVIFTIDENDAETFRKRFGCTSVRQAGDPRFDQVLQRQKKSDERAARLKPLFRDRMTLVGGSTWEPDEAILIPAWLALRQLLSLVLVPHKVDRENIERLLENLRERDIESVTISTLDGNFDPATQVLVVDQTGYLAELYAIASIAYVGGGFGVNVHNTIEPAVHGIPVLFGPRHGNSPEATGLIEAGAATVVTEEPELRQALTAFVDDAAHLERTGDIAGAYVRSRLGATGIIANAIAEYCGRR is encoded by the coding sequence ATGGCCTCACTCGCCCTCGCCGCATACCGGTTTCTCTCTCCGCTCCAGCCGTTTCTGCTCCGTCTATTGGCGTCGCGCAAGCCGAGGCTGAAAACCTTCGTCGAGGCGCGGGCTGACCTGTTCGAAGAGCTTGAATCGCGCCTGAACGCCCTGCCGGAACCCTTGTGCCGCCTTTGGATTCACGCCTCGTCGGTCGGCGAGTTCGAGCAGGCCCGCACGATCATCGCGGAGTTGCGCGAGCAGATTCCGGAGATGGATGTGGTGGTGTCGTTCTTCTCGGACTCGGGCTACGAAACGCGCAAGCACTACCCCGACGCGGCAGCGGTCTTCTACCTGCCTCTCGACACACCGGAAAACGCGCGGCAGCTCGCGGCACTCGTCGGCGCGGACATCTTCATGCTGATGCGCTACGACTTCTGGCCGAACCATCTCGAAGCGATCAAGCGAAGCGGGGCGCGAATGCTCCTCGCCGCCGCCGCGCTGCCCGCCGGTTCGCCCTATCTCAAGCGTGGATTGAGAGGATTTTACCGCACCATTTTTTCGCTGTTCGACGTGATTTTCACCATCGATGAAAACGACGCCGAGACCTTCCGCAAACGGTTCGGCTGCACGAGCGTCCGGCAGGCGGGCGATCCTCGATTTGACCAGGTGCTCCAGCGGCAGAAAAAAAGCGACGAGCGGGCGGCGCGGCTCAAGCCGCTGTTCCGCGACCGGATGACGCTGGTCGGCGGCAGCACCTGGGAGCCGGACGAGGCGATTCTGATTCCCGCGTGGCTTGCGCTCCGCCAGCTGCTCAGCCTCGTGCTCGTACCGCACAAGGTGGATCGCGAAAACATCGAGCGGCTGCTGGAGAATCTGCGGGAGCGCGACATCGAGTCGGTCACGATTTCCACACTTGACGGGAATTTCGACCCGGCAACGCAGGTGCTCGTCGTTGACCAGACCGGCTACCTCGCCGAACTCTACGCCATCGCCTCGATTGCTTACGTCGGCGGCGGCTTCGGCGTGAACGTGCACAACACCATCGAACCGGCCGTGCACGGCATTCCGGTGCTCTTCGGCCCGCGCCACGGCAACTCGCCCGAAGCGACGGGGCTGATCGAAGCCGGAGCAGCCACAGTGGTTACGGAAGAGCCGGAACTCCGCCAGGCACTGACGGCGTTCGTCGATGACGCCGCGCATCTGGAACGAACCGGCGACATAGCTGGCGCGTATGTCCGCTCCCGCCTCGGAGCCACCGGAATCATCGCCAACGCCATCGCGGAGTATTGCGGGAGAAGGTGA
- a CDS encoding DUF4293 domain-containing protein: protein MFSRIQTLYLFLAALLAFGSMTQPFWTFTTDTLILFGDFMDVQGAGLFVTVGSVAGGILSPLTGIVALVTIFMFSNRKLQQTLIALSVVLFAADLIAGLAGGHFLKQYLETQSTSVSFAPGSGLFMLLPEPVLFWLASLGVKKDEKIATAYKRL from the coding sequence ATGTTCAGCAGAATCCAAACGCTCTATCTCTTTCTTGCCGCGCTGCTCGCGTTCGGCAGCATGACCCAGCCGTTCTGGACTTTCACGACCGACACGCTCATCCTTTTTGGCGACTTCATGGATGTGCAGGGCGCGGGGCTTTTCGTGACCGTCGGAAGCGTCGCGGGCGGCATCCTTTCGCCGCTTACCGGCATCGTGGCGCTCGTGACCATCTTCATGTTCTCGAACCGCAAGCTCCAGCAGACGCTCATCGCGCTCTCTGTCGTGCTGTTCGCCGCCGACCTGATTGCCGGGCTTGCGGGCGGGCACTTCCTGAAGCAGTACCTCGAAACGCAGTCAACCTCCGTGAGCTTCGCGCCCGGCAGCGGGCTGTTCATGCTGCTGCCCGAACCGGTGCTCTTCTGGCTCGCCTCGCTTGGCGTGAAGAAGGACGAGAAGATCGCCACGGCGTACAAGAGGCTCTGA
- a CDS encoding cell division ATP-binding protein FtsE, which produces MIAFVNADIDIRKKPIFRNLNFSIQPGELVYIVGRSGSGKTTLLKSLYMETRPVKGEIVVNGYSSRKIRKGKIAMLRRKLGIVFQDFRLLEDRSVYDNLAFVLKVTGTKHSLIKEKVMTALKEVGLEQAAKEMPQNLSGGEQQRVVIARALVGEPLAIIADEPTGNLDPETSLEILEYLKKINAKGISVIIGTHDYELVRHHPSRTLMIKDLNLVESTIEPAPTGSCWRPVPKAEAQAS; this is translated from the coding sequence ATGATCGCCTTCGTCAACGCAGACATCGACATCAGGAAAAAACCCATTTTCCGGAACCTGAACTTTTCGATCCAGCCGGGTGAGCTGGTCTATATCGTGGGCCGGAGCGGCAGCGGTAAAACCACGCTGCTCAAGTCGCTCTACATGGAGACGAGGCCGGTGAAGGGCGAAATCGTCGTCAACGGCTACAGCTCGCGGAAGATCAGGAAGGGAAAAATCGCCATGCTCCGGCGCAAGCTCGGCATCGTTTTTCAGGACTTCCGGCTGCTCGAAGACCGCAGCGTGTACGACAATCTCGCCTTCGTGCTCAAGGTGACGGGCACCAAGCACTCGCTCATCAAGGAAAAAGTGATGACCGCGCTGAAGGAGGTCGGCCTCGAACAGGCTGCCAAAGAGATGCCGCAGAACCTCTCCGGCGGCGAGCAGCAGCGCGTGGTGATCGCCCGCGCGCTGGTCGGCGAACCGCTCGCCATCATCGCCGACGAGCCGACGGGCAACCTCGACCCGGAAACCTCGCTCGAAATCCTCGAATACCTCAAGAAGATCAACGCCAAAGGCATCAGCGTCATCATCGGCACGCACGACTACGAGCTGGTGCGCCACCACCCCTCGCGCACGCTCATGATCAAGGACTTGAACCTCGTCGAAAGCACCATCGAACCCGCGCCAACAGGCTCCTGCTGGCGGCCCGTGCCGAAGGCGGAAGCGCAGGCGTCGTGA
- a CDS encoding UPF0158 family protein translates to MGPIIRLKNVVEAISLADEERRAFLNIGTGRVVTFSRDALDAAELGSAVRAAEESMVREAGAALFSGDYRELPDQFDIDDCSIMRRFCQTVENDELRRGLLRSIQGRGASMRIRSTVDAFGVAEAWNAFRAEALQAIAIDWLESHGIAFSGE, encoded by the coding sequence ATGGGGCCAATCATTCGTCTGAAAAATGTTGTTGAGGCAATAAGCCTGGCAGATGAGGAGCGGCGGGCGTTTTTGAATATCGGTACGGGACGGGTTGTGACGTTTAGCCGCGATGCGCTGGATGCGGCGGAGTTGGGTAGCGCTGTTCGGGCGGCAGAGGAATCGATGGTGCGGGAAGCTGGAGCGGCGCTGTTTTCCGGCGATTACCGCGAATTGCCGGATCAGTTCGACATCGATGACTGTTCGATCATGCGGCGGTTCTGCCAGACGGTTGAAAATGACGAATTGCGGCGCGGGTTGCTGCGGAGCATTCAGGGACGCGGAGCATCGATGCGCATCAGGAGCACGGTGGATGCGTTCGGCGTTGCCGAAGCGTGGAACGCTTTTCGTGCCGAGGCGTTGCAGGCCATCGCCATCGACTGGCTGGAGAGTCACGGAATTGCGTTCAGCGGGGAATAG
- a CDS encoding nucleoside deaminase: MNRDSEFMALALEQARKSYEEGGVPVGAVMVEGGKVIASGHNQRVQNGNPIAHGEMDCIRKAGRRVRYGDVTLYTTLSPCMMCAGAIVQFGVGRVVVGEERNFRGNAGFLREHGVEVTLLDDDGCRSLMDAFIAERPDLWDEDIAGNG, encoded by the coding sequence ATGAACAGAGATAGTGAGTTCATGGCACTGGCCCTCGAACAGGCGAGGAAAAGCTACGAGGAGGGCGGCGTGCCGGTTGGCGCGGTGATGGTCGAAGGCGGCAAGGTCATCGCCAGCGGTCACAACCAGCGCGTGCAGAACGGCAACCCGATAGCCCACGGCGAGATGGACTGCATTCGCAAGGCGGGCCGCCGCGTCCGGTACGGCGACGTAACGCTCTACACGACGCTCTCGCCGTGCATGATGTGCGCGGGCGCAATCGTCCAGTTCGGCGTCGGGCGGGTCGTCGTGGGGGAGGAGCGGAACTTCCGAGGCAACGCCGGATTCCTGCGCGAGCACGGCGTCGAAGTCACGCTTCTCGACGACGACGGATGCCGGAGCCTGATGGACGCATTCATCGCCGAGCGTCCTGATTTGTGGGACGAGGACATCGCCGGGAACGGGTGA
- a CDS encoding cache domain-containing protein, whose translation MSKFISILMSAVLALCLLTVRAEAKAASVRLEPEVALGAFTGLVEEHLAGILRTEKAIAASPEAKSARWDAVQPMLDRFAQDLPTDATVWFMMPDGSYYSTAKGGLTDQNLKDRSYFPKLVAGQEVLGELVISKSTGQRSIIVAVPVVASGKVVAAVGVSVDAVKLAELVESRMTLPENAYFYALDANTKVTLHRYQARTFKTVSEIGNESLGDAFKVVMGKERGVFNYSLDGKKMASIFQKSPALGWYFFIAQQCK comes from the coding sequence ATGTCAAAGTTCATTTCAATCCTGATGTCCGCTGTGCTGGCGCTGTGTCTGCTCACGGTTCGCGCGGAGGCGAAAGCGGCTTCGGTGAGGCTGGAGCCGGAGGTTGCCCTTGGCGCGTTCACGGGGCTGGTCGAGGAGCACCTCGCAGGCATTCTGCGGACGGAAAAAGCGATTGCCGCATCACCGGAGGCGAAGTCGGCCAGGTGGGATGCAGTCCAGCCGATGCTCGACCGCTTCGCTCAGGATCTGCCGACCGATGCCACGGTGTGGTTCATGATGCCTGACGGCAGCTACTACTCCACCGCGAAAGGCGGTCTCACCGATCAGAATCTCAAGGATCGCAGCTATTTCCCGAAACTCGTTGCAGGGCAGGAGGTGCTCGGCGAGCTGGTGATCAGCAAATCGACAGGGCAGCGCTCGATCATCGTCGCCGTTCCGGTGGTCGCCAGCGGCAAGGTGGTCGCGGCGGTTGGCGTTTCGGTCGATGCGGTCAAGCTTGCCGAGCTTGTCGAATCCCGCATGACGCTGCCGGAGAACGCTTACTTCTACGCGCTCGATGCGAATACGAAAGTAACGCTGCACCGCTATCAGGCCCGGACGTTCAAAACGGTTTCCGAAATCGGCAACGAAAGCCTCGGGGACGCCTTCAAGGTGGTGATGGGCAAGGAGCGTGGCGTGTTCAACTATTCGCTCGACGGCAAGAAGATGGCCTCGATTTTCCAGAAATCCCCGGCGCTTGGCTGGTACTTCTTCATCGCACAGCAATGCAAGTAA
- a CDS encoding helix-turn-helix domain-containing protein codes for MSSTFESITKGLEEAVAYSQGNPVEVRTYHPQPVDVKSVRLQTKLTQNEFAATFGISVSTLRHWERGDRKPQGPALVLLNLVKKSPDTVLRVLAD; via the coding sequence ATGAGCAGCACATTCGAGAGCATCACAAAAGGACTGGAAGAGGCGGTCGCGTATTCGCAGGGCAACCCAGTCGAGGTCAGAACCTATCATCCTCAACCGGTCGATGTGAAAAGCGTCAGGTTGCAGACCAAGCTGACCCAAAACGAATTCGCTGCCACATTTGGCATCAGCGTCTCCACCCTGAGGCACTGGGAGCGCGGAGATCGCAAACCCCAAGGCCCGGCGCTGGTCTTGCTCAATCTGGTCAAAAAATCACCCGACACCGTGCTGCGCGTTCTGGCTGATTGA
- a CDS encoding type II toxin-antitoxin system VapC family toxin, giving the protein MNVVDSSGWLEYFAGTPAADHFAAPIEDFTNLVVPVISLYEVFKRILQQRGEGSALQAIAFMQQGQVVELTAPLSLTAARISAQEKLPMAGSIMLATAREYGATLWTQDSDFQGIEDVHYFEK; this is encoded by the coding sequence ATGAATGTGGTCGATTCATCCGGATGGCTGGAGTACTTTGCAGGCACGCCCGCCGCTGACCATTTTGCCGCGCCCATCGAAGATTTCACGAATCTGGTTGTGCCGGTTATCAGTTTGTATGAAGTATTCAAACGGATACTCCAGCAACGAGGCGAAGGCAGCGCGCTTCAGGCCATCGCCTTCATGCAGCAGGGGCAGGTGGTTGAACTGACGGCCCCGCTCTCATTGACCGCCGCGCGAATCAGCGCTCAGGAAAAACTCCCGATGGCCGGCAGCATCATGCTGGCAACGGCGCGGGAGTATGGAGCGACGTTGTGGACGCAAGACTCCGATTTTCAGGGAATCGAGGACGTGCACTATTTCGAGAAGTGA
- a CDS encoding AbrB/MazE/SpoVT family DNA-binding domain-containing protein, with amino-acid sequence MTTVTISPKFQVVIPKAIRDQLDLQPGQKIQAIVYEGRIELVPIRSPKQMRGFLPGLDTQVVREGDRV; translated from the coding sequence ATGACAACCGTAACCATTTCGCCGAAATTTCAGGTCGTCATTCCAAAAGCAATACGCGACCAACTTGATTTGCAACCCGGCCAGAAGATTCAGGCAATCGTGTATGAAGGCCGCATCGAACTGGTGCCGATCCGCTCGCCAAAACAGATGCGCGGTTTCCTTCCGGGACTCGACACGCAAGTGGTGCGCGAAGGAGACCGGGTATGA
- a CDS encoding DUF2442 domain-containing protein, with protein MFAPLKEQGFFRKAFIECETIAWPNGADVAPESLYEKLLQKE; from the coding sequence ATGTTCGCTCCTCTCAAAGAGCAGGGCTTTTTCAGAAAGGCTTTTATCGAATGCGAAACCATCGCATGGCCCAACGGAGCGGATGTCGCTCCCGAATCTCTCTACGAAAAACTCCTGCAAAAAGAATGA
- a CDS encoding DUF86 domain-containing protein, which yields MMLIAVGENFKKIDKETDGNLLKDYPNINWTGVKGIRDVLSHQYFNIDAEEIFNICIHELPELRQAVHAMIETIQRL from the coding sequence ATGATGCTTATCGCGGTTGGCGAAAATTTCAAGAAAATAGACAAGGAAACTGACGGCAACCTGCTCAAGGATTACCCGAACATCAACTGGACAGGCGTGAAAGGTATTCGGGATGTGCTTTCACATCAATATTTTAACATCGACGCTGAAGAAATATTCAATATCTGCATTCATGAACTCCCGGAATTGCGACAAGCTGTACACGCCATGATCGAGACGATTCAACGTTTGTAG
- a CDS encoding nucleotidyltransferase family protein, with protein MQKEQVLQIIREYKQELADKYHVKKVGIFGSVANDTAKPDSDIDIVVEMEPNLLLQAELQATLESLLMRKVDVIRYWKRMNQYLKAHIDEEALYV; from the coding sequence ATGCAAAAGGAACAGGTACTACAGATTATCCGTGAATACAAGCAAGAGCTTGCTGATAAATATCACGTAAAAAAAGTCGGTATCTTCGGTTCCGTCGCCAATGACACTGCCAAGCCTGACAGTGATATTGACATTGTTGTTGAAATGGAGCCTAACCTGTTACTTCAGGCAGAATTACAGGCGACTCTCGAATCGCTTCTGATGAGAAAGGTTGACGTGATTCGCTACTGGAAACGCATGAACCAGTACCTCAAAGCGCACATTGACGAGGAAGCGCTTTATGTATAA
- a CDS encoding DUF2442 domain-containing protein, whose translation MHGEVDFSEYPQKGPVFAALKDSGFFRSAFIEGGTIAWPNGADVAPESLYEKLLQKE comes from the coding sequence TTGCATGGTGAGGTCGATTTTTCAGAGTACCCGCAAAAAGGCCCGGTGTTCGCCGCTCTCAAAGACTCTGGCTTTTTCAGAAGTGCCTTCATCGAAGGCGGAACCATCGCTTGGCCCAACGGAGCGGATGTCGCACCCGAATCCCTCTACGAAAAACTCCTGCAAAAAGAATGA